From one Peptoniphilaceae bacterium AMB_02 genomic stretch:
- a CDS encoding nicotinate phosphoribosyltransferase, translating into MNWKDQRNLTMLADFYEFTMANGYLENDMHDIVAYFELFFRNVPDNGGFAIAAGLEQVIEYIQNLEFTEEDIEYFKSKNIFSEKFLDYLRNFKFTCDIWAVPEGRVVFPREPLVIVRGPVIQAQMLETMLLLTINHQSLIATKANRIVRASQGRAVMEFGSRRAQGADAATYGARAAYIGGVVGTANTIADRDFNVPALGTMAHSWVQLFPTELDAFKAYARVFPTNCVLLVDTYNTLKSGVPNAIKTFDEVLKPLGIRPKGIRLDSGDIAYLSKNARIMLDEAGYEDCPIVASSSLDEYKIRDMLLQGSKLDSFGVGERLITSMTTPVFGGVYKIVAIEEEGKIIPKIKISENIEKITNPGFKNLYRLYDRSTNKAEADLLTLHDEVIDDTKPLEIFHPIHTWKRKTLTNFYSEKLLVKIFENGNLIYDMPSLDEIKEFCHKEVESLWDEVKRFEYPHTYITDLSLDLWTIRDTMLASNDKI; encoded by the coding sequence ATGAACTGGAAAGACCAAAGAAACCTGACCATGCTTGCCGATTTTTATGAATTTACGATGGCAAATGGTTACCTTGAAAACGATATGCATGATATAGTTGCATATTTCGAACTTTTTTTTAGAAATGTACCTGATAACGGAGGTTTTGCTATAGCAGCTGGACTTGAGCAGGTTATTGAGTATATCCAAAATTTAGAGTTTACAGAAGAAGATATTGAATACTTTAAATCTAAAAATATTTTTTCAGAAAAGTTTTTGGATTATTTAAGAAATTTTAAATTTACATGTGATATCTGGGCTGTCCCCGAAGGAAGAGTTGTTTTCCCGAGAGAGCCTCTTGTAATCGTTAGAGGACCTGTAATTCAGGCACAGATGCTTGAAACCATGCTTCTACTGACTATAAATCACCAAAGTTTGATAGCTACGAAGGCCAACAGAATAGTTAGAGCCTCCCAAGGAAGAGCTGTTATGGAATTCGGATCCAGGAGAGCTCAAGGTGCGGATGCGGCAACATATGGTGCAAGAGCTGCATATATTGGAGGTGTGGTTGGTACTGCAAATACCATTGCAGATAGGGATTTTAATGTTCCGGCACTTGGTACCATGGCGCATTCTTGGGTGCAATTATTCCCAACTGAATTAGACGCATTCAAAGCCTATGCCAGAGTATTCCCTACCAATTGTGTACTTCTCGTAGATACTTATAATACTTTAAAATCCGGAGTACCTAATGCTATCAAGACATTTGACGAAGTATTAAAACCGCTGGGCATCAGACCTAAGGGAATAAGACTTGATAGTGGAGATATTGCATACCTTTCTAAAAATGCCAGAATTATGCTTGATGAAGCGGGCTATGAGGACTGTCCAATCGTAGCATCCAGCTCACTTGACGAATATAAGATTAGAGATATGCTGCTTCAGGGATCTAAACTGGATTCATTTGGCGTTGGCGAAAGACTTATTACCTCTATGACAACACCGGTATTTGGTGGAGTATACAAGATCGTAGCCATAGAAGAAGAAGGAAAAATAATACCTAAGATAAAAATCAGCGAAAATATAGAAAAGATTACAAATCCTGGATTCAAGAATCTTTACAGACTATATGACAGATCGACTAATAAAGCTGAGGCAGATCTTTTAACTTTACATGATGAAGTAATCGACGATACAAAACCGCTTGAAATATTCCATCCGATTCACACTTGGAAGAGAAAGACACTGACTAATTTCTACTCGGAAAAACTACTTGTTAAAATCTTTGAGAATGGTAATTTAATCTATGATATGCCAAGCTTGGATGAGATAAAGGAGTTTTGTCATAAGGAAGTAGAATCATTATGGGATGAGGTTAAGAGATTTGAATATCCTCACACTTATATTACTGACCTAAGCCTGGACCTTTGGACTATCAGAGATACAATGCTTGCCAGTAATGATAAAATTTAG
- a CDS encoding BMP family ABC transporter substrate-binding protein, producing the protein MKKIKYFLGIILCLVLIFTACEQKTKNVTETKEDTPKVEEKKTISEESALETKEPEKEKDIIVSRGKVRVAHLVNGFLGDKSFHDSAERGLSNLKAQLKDDFEYKSVEMTDDTTKHLPTLYEYAESGDWDIIIVGTWQMVEPLMEVAEAHPKQKFIIYDDALDYTEGKYGNVYSVKFKQNEGSYLAGYLAAKLSKVEGDPKIDPSESKIGFLGGMSNPVINDFLVGYIQGAVAADTNVKVVVSYINDFFDAPKGKSLALVQYQNDGVDVGFNVASLAGLGQLDAALEANKYAIGVDSDQAELVGEPRSAHIPTSMLKNVDKAIERAIKLYKNGELKFGEEEVLGIKEGAVGLIKNDNYKKMIPENIQMEIEETEKRLIAGELEVQSAFGKSNEDIERIIESVK; encoded by the coding sequence ATGAAGAAGATTAAATACTTTTTAGGAATTATACTATGTTTAGTACTTATATTCACTGCATGTGAACAAAAAACGAAAAATGTAACAGAAACAAAAGAAGATACTCCAAAAGTCGAAGAGAAAAAGACAATCTCTGAAGAAAGTGCATTGGAAACCAAGGAACCGGAAAAGGAAAAAGACATCATTGTCAGTAGGGGAAAAGTCAGAGTTGCTCATTTGGTTAACGGTTTTCTAGGTGATAAATCTTTTCACGATTCTGCTGAGAGAGGACTGTCGAATCTAAAGGCTCAGCTTAAAGATGATTTTGAGTATAAATCAGTTGAGATGACTGATGATACTACAAAACATTTACCGACACTATACGAGTATGCCGAATCAGGAGATTGGGATATTATAATAGTTGGTACTTGGCAAATGGTTGAACCACTAATGGAAGTAGCTGAAGCTCATCCTAAACAAAAGTTCATCATATATGATGATGCACTTGATTATACTGAAGGAAAATATGGAAATGTTTATTCGGTAAAGTTTAAACAAAATGAAGGTTCTTATTTGGCAGGCTATTTAGCGGCAAAACTCAGCAAAGTAGAAGGTGACCCGAAAATTGATCCAAGCGAATCCAAAATCGGATTCTTAGGTGGCATGTCAAACCCGGTTATAAACGACTTTTTAGTTGGATACATTCAGGGAGCTGTAGCTGCCGATACAAATGTAAAAGTTGTGGTTTCTTACATTAATGACTTCTTTGATGCTCCGAAGGGTAAATCACTTGCTCTTGTTCAATACCAAAATGACGGAGTCGACGTTGGTTTCAATGTAGCATCTCTTGCAGGACTAGGTCAGCTGGATGCAGCTCTTGAAGCAAATAAATATGCCATAGGAGTTGACTCAGACCAAGCTGAACTCGTTGGAGAACCAAGATCAGCTCATATCCCGACTTCAATGCTTAAAAATGTAGATAAGGCAATTGAAAGAGCCATCAAGCTGTATAAAAACGGTGAGCTTAAATTTGGCGAGGAAGAAGTGCTGGGAATAAAAGAAGGTGCAGTTGGGCTTATAAAGAACGACAATTATAAAAAGATGATCCCTGAAAATATACAAATGGAAATAGAGGAAACCGAAAAGAGATTGATTGCCGGCGAACTTGAAGTTCAATCAGCTTTTGGTAAGTCAAACGAAGATATAGAAAGAATAATAGAGAGCGTAAAATAA
- the deoD gene encoding purine-nucleoside phosphorylase has product MTTPHNSAKKGDIAEKILLPGDPLRAKYIAENFLDDVKQFNTVRNMFGFTGKYKGKEVSVMGTGMGVPSIGIYSYELIHEYGVKNLIRVGSCGAYLPELELYDLVIAQAACTNSSYASQYGLNGTYSAISSWELLYKAVKIAEEKNLRHFVGNIMTSDIFYDDNPESWKKWAGMGVLAVEMESYALFCNAAKAGVNALTILTVSDSLVHQTLTTAEEREKSFTNMMEVALEI; this is encoded by the coding sequence ATGACTACACCACATAATAGTGCAAAAAAGGGAGATATAGCTGAAAAAATACTATTGCCGGGAGATCCACTTAGAGCAAAGTATATAGCTGAGAATTTTCTCGACGATGTAAAACAGTTTAACACTGTAAGAAATATGTTTGGATTTACAGGAAAATACAAGGGAAAAGAAGTTTCTGTAATGGGAACAGGAATGGGAGTTCCTTCTATAGGTATCTATTCCTATGAATTAATTCACGAATATGGTGTAAAAAATCTGATAAGAGTCGGTTCCTGTGGTGCTTATTTACCTGAACTTGAATTATATGATTTGGTTATAGCACAAGCTGCATGTACAAACTCCAGTTATGCTTCTCAATACGGATTGAATGGAACTTATTCAGCAATCTCATCTTGGGAACTGCTTTATAAAGCTGTAAAAATAGCTGAGGAGAAGAACTTGAGACATTTTGTAGGAAATATCATGACATCGGATATATTCTATGATGATAATCCGGAAAGTTGGAAAAAATGGGCAGGAATGGGCGTGCTTGCAGTAGAGATGGAGTCTTATGCACTGTTCTGTAATGCTGCAAAGGCAGGGGTAAATGCACTTACAATACTTACAGTTTCAGATTCACTAGTACACCAAACTCTTACAACAGCAGAAGAAAGAGAAAAAAGTTTTACTAATATGATGGAGGTAGCGCTAGAGATTTAG
- a CDS encoding response regulator transcription factor, producing METKRILIVEDDSEINKLLSIIISEMGHDFVSAYSGTEGLLQLENHDFNLVLLDLMLPGMDGIEVLSEIRKKSSIPVIIISAKSGIEDKVKLLKIGADDYMTKPIERAEVEARIEVQLRREVNFRHDDMDLIKYKEISIDNNKRKVSLDGVVVELTNSEYDILLLMVQRPGHAFSKSEIYTGIWNGPYLGDDNTISVHISNIRKKFSKITSTEYIKTIWGIGFKLE from the coding sequence ATGGAAACCAAGAGAATACTTATCGTAGAGGACGATTCTGAAATAAATAAATTATTATCTATAATAATCTCTGAGATGGGACATGATTTTGTTTCAGCCTACTCAGGTACAGAAGGCTTGTTGCAGCTGGAAAATCATGATTTCAACTTAGTTCTTTTAGATTTAATGCTGCCGGGCATGGACGGTATAGAAGTGCTTAGTGAAATCAGAAAAAAGTCGTCTATCCCCGTTATTATTATCTCAGCAAAGTCAGGAATTGAAGATAAGGTAAAACTACTTAAGATAGGTGCAGACGACTACATGACCAAGCCTATTGAAAGAGCAGAAGTAGAGGCCCGCATTGAGGTTCAACTAAGAAGAGAGGTTAATTTTAGGCATGATGATATGGATCTAATAAAATATAAGGAGATAAGCATAGATAATAATAAGCGAAAGGTGAGTCTTGATGGTGTGGTTGTCGAACTTACGAATTCCGAATATGACATCCTGCTCTTAATGGTACAAAGACCTGGTCATGCATTTTCAAAATCTGAAATTTACACAGGTATTTGGAATGGACCGTATTTAGGTGATGACAATACTATAAGTGTTCATATTTCAAATATTAGAAAGAAATTCTCCAAGATTACCTCAACAGAATACATCAAAACCATTTGGGGAATTGGCTTTAAACTGGAATAA
- a CDS encoding ABC transporter ATP-binding protein yields MNTIIKTDNLTRVYKSKAALSGINFSLYEGDICALIGNNGAGKTTLMKTIAGIIFPSSGSFSLFGDTGSEVLRQRKRIGFVLENNFFENYNAYQNLDYFRRLKGITDKRIISEVLRIVDMEKNSKKKFKEYSTGMKQRLGLALALMSHPDVLVLDEPTNGLDPEGINDMRRLLVDLNRNENITILVSSHILSELQSFATRFVFIDEGKLVGDISREEFDNLNTGKILVTVDDAAKASQILESHFDNINYSVMPNNTISITDKIEIKQVSKVLINANIGIYEIKNVHETLEEHFLNTVGGKK; encoded by the coding sequence ATGAATACAATAATAAAAACGGATAACCTTACAAGAGTCTATAAATCAAAAGCAGCATTAAGTGGCATAAATTTCAGTTTATATGAAGGAGATATATGTGCACTGATTGGAAATAATGGTGCCGGAAAAACTACTCTAATGAAAACAATAGCCGGAATAATATTTCCGAGTAGCGGAAGCTTCTCATTATTTGGAGATACAGGTTCGGAGGTTTTAAGGCAGAGAAAGAGAATAGGTTTTGTCTTGGAAAATAATTTCTTTGAAAATTATAATGCGTATCAAAATCTGGACTATTTCAGAAGACTAAAAGGTATAACAGATAAGAGAATAATTTCAGAAGTTCTAAGAATTGTAGATATGGAAAAAAACTCTAAAAAGAAATTTAAAGAGTATTCCACAGGAATGAAACAAAGACTCGGTTTGGCCCTAGCGCTTATGTCTCATCCGGATGTCCTCGTACTTGACGAACCTACAAATGGACTTGATCCTGAAGGAATAAATGATATGAGGAGACTTCTCGTAGATTTAAATAGAAACGAGAACATAACAATCTTAGTTTCAAGCCATATTCTTTCGGAACTTCAAAGTTTTGCAACCAGATTCGTCTTCATCGATGAAGGTAAGTTGGTTGGAGATATCAGCAGGGAAGAATTTGATAATTTGAACACCGGGAAAATCCTGGTTACAGTTGATGATGCAGCAAAAGCTTCTCAGATCTTAGAATCACATTTTGATAATATAAATTATTCGGTAATGCCAAACAATACCATCTCTATAACTGACAAGATAGAAATTAAGCAGGTCAGTAAGGTTCTTATAAATGCAAATATTGGTATTTACGAAATCAAAAATGTACATGAGACTCTGGAAGAACACTTTCTAAATACAGTAGGAGGCAAAAAATGA
- a CDS encoding HAMP domain-containing sensor histidine kinase: MIYFTIASVIALIIVSVLLYLHVQNKKSMTKQIRDIIEFEQTNYKVQDLVPLKTYSELNFEINRLLENITNDRIQFNKKTKAYQEEVLNISHDLRTPLTSMKGFMDIIESKYRNGEDISEYLAIVDNKIEVLNNLVETFYEISQIESDDYLIEPEFLNLNELISDTMLAFYGDFEMKKLDVEMNLSDALPDLYLDRKLVLRVITNIIQNILKYGKTHCGVKTISAENAIQLVFINDISEDLALNEDLEKIFNRSYTADSSRTKGSLGLGLVIVKKLVELQNGRISPQLEDNIFRITIEFKK, translated from the coding sequence ATGATTTATTTTACAATTGCTTCGGTCATAGCTCTTATAATAGTCTCAGTTTTATTGTATCTTCATGTCCAAAATAAAAAGAGTATGACAAAACAGATAAGAGATATAATTGAATTTGAACAAACAAACTACAAAGTTCAGGACCTAGTCCCGCTCAAAACTTATAGTGAACTAAATTTTGAGATAAATAGACTACTTGAAAACATAACAAATGACAGAATCCAGTTCAATAAAAAGACCAAAGCATATCAAGAGGAAGTGCTCAATATTTCACATGATTTGAGAACACCCCTGACGTCAATGAAGGGATTTATGGATATTATTGAATCGAAATATCGAAATGGTGAAGATATTAGCGAGTATTTAGCAATTGTAGACAATAAAATTGAAGTCCTCAACAATCTGGTGGAAACTTTTTATGAAATATCTCAAATTGAGTCGGATGACTATTTAATAGAACCTGAGTTTTTAAATTTAAACGAACTGATATCCGATACCATGCTTGCATTTTACGGCGATTTTGAGATGAAGAAATTGGATGTCGAAATGAACCTTTCAGACGCATTACCGGATCTTTACCTGGACAGAAAGCTAGTCCTCCGTGTAATAACCAATATAATACAAAATATCTTAAAATACGGGAAAACTCACTGTGGAGTAAAAACAATATCTGCTGAAAATGCAATTCAATTGGTCTTCATAAACGACATAAGTGAAGATCTCGCACTAAATGAAGACCTTGAGAAAATCTTTAACAGATCCTATACAGCAGATAGTTCTAGAACCAAAGGCAGCCTCGGACTGGGTCTTGTAATAGTAAAAAAACTGGTAGAACTACAAAATGGTAGAATATCTCCACAACTGGAAGATAATATCTTCCGAATAACCATCGAATTTAAAAAGTAA